The following are encoded together in the Streptomyces sp. NBC_00341 genome:
- the pheT gene encoding phenylalanine--tRNA ligase subunit beta, producing MRVPLSWLREYVDLPATETGRDVQAKLVAVGLEVETVEQTGAGLKGPLVVGKVLTIEELEGFKKPIRFCTVDVGAANGTGEPQEIVCGARNFAVGDKVVVVLPGAVLPGDFAIASRKTYGKTSHGMICSGDELGMGDDGSGGIIVLPPEHEVGTDAIELLQLVDEVLDIAVTPDRGYCLSMRGVARETAIAYGLPLRDPALLDVPAPNAYGYPVQVADPIGCSRFTARTVVGLQPEARSPIWLRRRLQKAGMRPISLAVDVTNYVMLELGQPLHAYDRTRIDGPIGVRRAERGEKLTTLDGAVRVLDPADLVITDNRGPIGLAGVMGGANTEIADAEEDTRTTEVVIEAAHFDAISIARTARRHKLASEASKRFERGVDPQAAAAAAQRTVDLLVLLAGGTAEAGVTEVTAPSGPRTITMAADHPDKVAGVAYGRETVVRRLQEVGCDVYGQDELLVTAPSWRPDLNEPNDLAEEVIRLEGYENLPSTLPTPPSGRGLTDRQRLHRRVGRALAGAGYVEALNYPFTGEAVLDQLGLAADDARRRTVRLVNPLSDEEPSLRTTLLPGLLGALRRNDGRGSHDLALFETGLVFRPTGQETKPVRLPVDRRPSDEEIAALDAALPRQPRRAAVVLAGAREQAGWWGKGRPADWADSVEAARTIAREAGVDLTVRAGQHAPWHPGRCAALYVNVNGEETLFGHAGELHPRVIKELHLPERTCAMEVELDVLEQAVDGALQAPRISTFPVATQDVALVVAQDVPAAEVEQALREGAGELLESLRLFDVFTGEQIGGGHKSLAYALRFRAADRTLTVDEATAARDAAVALAAERTGAVLRGA from the coding sequence ATGCGCGTCCCGCTTTCCTGGCTGCGGGAGTACGTCGACCTGCCTGCCACCGAGACCGGCCGTGATGTACAGGCCAAGCTCGTCGCCGTCGGCCTCGAGGTCGAGACGGTCGAGCAGACCGGCGCCGGCCTCAAGGGCCCGCTGGTCGTCGGAAAGGTGCTCACCATCGAGGAGCTGGAGGGCTTCAAGAAGCCCATCCGCTTCTGCACGGTGGACGTCGGCGCCGCGAACGGCACCGGCGAACCGCAGGAGATCGTCTGCGGCGCCCGTAACTTCGCCGTCGGCGACAAGGTCGTCGTGGTCCTCCCCGGCGCGGTGCTGCCCGGCGACTTCGCGATCGCCTCGCGCAAGACGTACGGCAAGACCTCGCACGGCATGATCTGCTCCGGCGACGAGCTGGGCATGGGCGACGACGGCAGTGGCGGCATCATCGTGCTGCCGCCGGAGCACGAGGTCGGGACCGACGCCATCGAGCTGCTCCAGCTCGTCGACGAGGTCCTCGACATCGCCGTCACCCCCGACCGGGGCTACTGCCTGTCGATGCGCGGCGTCGCCCGTGAGACCGCCATCGCCTACGGTCTGCCGCTGCGCGACCCGGCCCTCCTGGACGTGCCCGCGCCGAACGCGTACGGCTACCCGGTCCAGGTCGCGGACCCGATCGGCTGCTCCCGCTTCACCGCGCGCACCGTGGTCGGCCTGCAGCCCGAGGCCCGTTCCCCGATCTGGCTGCGGCGCCGGCTCCAGAAGGCCGGGATGCGGCCGATCTCGCTCGCGGTCGACGTCACCAACTACGTGATGCTCGAACTCGGCCAGCCGCTGCACGCCTACGACCGGACCCGGATCGACGGCCCGATCGGGGTGCGCCGCGCCGAGCGCGGCGAGAAGCTCACCACCCTCGACGGCGCCGTCCGGGTCCTGGACCCGGCCGACCTCGTCATCACCGACAACCGCGGGCCGATCGGCCTGGCCGGTGTCATGGGCGGGGCCAACACGGAGATCGCGGACGCCGAGGAGGACACCCGCACCACCGAGGTCGTCATCGAGGCCGCGCACTTCGACGCGATCTCGATCGCCCGCACCGCGCGCCGCCACAAGCTGGCCTCCGAGGCGTCCAAGCGCTTCGAGCGCGGCGTCGACCCGCAGGCCGCCGCCGCTGCCGCGCAGCGCACCGTGGACCTGCTGGTGCTGCTCGCCGGCGGCACGGCGGAGGCGGGGGTCACCGAGGTGACCGCCCCGTCCGGCCCGCGCACCATCACGATGGCGGCCGACCACCCGGACAAGGTGGCCGGTGTCGCCTACGGCCGCGAGACCGTCGTACGCCGCCTCCAGGAGGTCGGCTGCGACGTCTACGGGCAGGACGAGCTCCTCGTCACGGCGCCGTCCTGGCGGCCCGACCTGAACGAGCCGAACGATCTGGCCGAAGAGGTCATCCGGCTGGAGGGTTACGAGAACCTCCCGTCCACGCTCCCGACGCCGCCCTCCGGCCGCGGGCTCACCGACCGCCAGCGGCTGCACCGCCGCGTCGGCCGGGCCCTCGCGGGGGCCGGCTACGTCGAGGCGCTGAACTACCCGTTCACCGGCGAAGCGGTCCTGGACCAGCTGGGCCTGGCGGCCGACGACGCCCGCCGCCGCACGGTCAGGCTCGTCAACCCGCTCTCCGACGAGGAGCCGTCGCTGCGCACCACGCTGCTGCCGGGCCTCCTCGGCGCACTGCGGCGCAATGACGGCCGGGGCAGCCACGACCTCGCGCTCTTCGAGACCGGTCTCGTCTTCAGGCCCACCGGCCAGGAGACCAAGCCCGTCCGGCTGCCCGTCGACCGGCGCCCCTCCGACGAGGAGATCGCCGCGCTCGACGCCGCGCTGCCGCGTCAGCCGCGCCGCGCCGCCGTCGTCCTCGCGGGCGCCCGCGAGCAGGCCGGCTGGTGGGGCAAGGGCCGCCCGGCCGACTGGGCGGACTCCGTCGAGGCCGCCCGCACCATCGCCCGTGAGGCCGGTGTCGACCTCACGGTCCGCGCCGGGCAGCACGCGCCGTGGCACCCGGGCCGCTGCGCCGCGCTGTACGTGAACGTCAACGGCGAGGAGACCCTGTTCGGGCACGCCGGTGAGCTGCACCCGCGCGTCATCAAGGAGCTCCACCTGCCCGAGCGCACCTGCGCCATGGAGGTCGAGCTCGACGTCCTGGAGCAGGCCGTGGACGGCGCGCTCCAGGCGCCCAGGATCTCCACCTTCCCGGTGGCGACCCAGGACGTCGCGCTGGTCGTGGCGCAGGACGTGCCCGCCGCGGAGGTGGAGCAGGCGCTGCGCGAGGGCGCGGGCGAACTCCTCGAATCGCTGCGGCTGTTCGACGTCTTCACGGGTGAGCAGATCGGCGGGGGCCACAAGTCCCTGGCGTACGCGCTGCGGTTCCGTGCCGCGGACCGCACGCTCACCGTCGACGAGGCCACCGCCGCCCGGGACGCCGCGGTGGCGCTGGCCGCCGAGCGCACGGGCGCGGTGCTGCGCGGCGCGTAA